In Deinococcus misasensis DSM 22328, one DNA window encodes the following:
- a CDS encoding glycoside hydrolase family 2 protein, whose amino-acid sequence MPDFYPRPLLKRESFCSLNGTWDFAFSEERHLRNVHFDRKIQVPYAPETPRSGIHDMGFHPSLWYRRTVPLEGFLPGPDERLILHFGAADETAHVYLNGHPIGTHEGGYTPFSFDITGQVQENPTEDLVLAVHVLDDPQDLHLPRGKQDWQETPHAIWYPRTSGLWQTVWLEKVPELHIQNVRWTPDVSRFTLTVRVEFSAKVDGELHLEIEDLISDTCRVQGQVLERTLHFPDPGIDDLRDDLLWFPEHPRLLHATLTLKAGGQTDRVTSYTAMRQFGARGRRFMLNGRPYPLRLVLDQGIWTEGGLTATSAELKEDVELTRKLGFNGVRKHQKIESPEFLRWCDEIGLLVWEELPSHYAFGEKAVHKALQTWHEVIHRDVSHPCIVVWVPFNESWGLPELAENPATRHYQHTLYHLTHTLDGTRPVSANDGWEQVTGDLYTLHDYDPSPEKLFERYHSPESIEQTHWQLWPGGRQQRLEGFEPGQKPVILSEFGGILCSPSEGGWGYTSASTPEDFQSQYHLLLTALRKTIDLKGLHGFCYTQLTDTYQEQNGLLTMDRKPKFPLEAAHQSTRGEFDSKNPLGYARRWLMGQEKGKTQQ is encoded by the coding sequence ATGCCTGATTTTTACCCCCGTCCCCTCCTGAAACGGGAATCTTTCTGCTCCCTGAATGGAACGTGGGACTTTGCCTTCAGTGAGGAGAGACACCTCAGAAACGTGCACTTTGACCGGAAAATTCAGGTCCCTTACGCCCCCGAGACCCCGAGGAGCGGGATTCACGACATGGGGTTTCATCCTTCGCTCTGGTACCGGCGCACCGTGCCACTGGAGGGTTTTCTGCCCGGGCCAGACGAGCGCCTGATCTTGCATTTCGGCGCGGCAGATGAAACGGCCCATGTGTATCTGAATGGGCACCCCATCGGCACACATGAAGGAGGGTACACCCCCTTTTCCTTTGACATCACTGGGCAGGTGCAAGAAAATCCCACTGAAGATCTGGTGCTGGCGGTACATGTGCTGGACGATCCTCAGGACCTCCACCTCCCGAGGGGCAAGCAGGACTGGCAGGAAACCCCGCACGCCATCTGGTACCCCAGAACCAGTGGCCTCTGGCAAACCGTGTGGCTGGAAAAAGTGCCAGAGCTGCACATCCAGAACGTGCGCTGGACCCCGGACGTGTCCCGTTTCACCCTGACCGTGCGTGTGGAATTCAGTGCAAAAGTGGACGGGGAACTGCACCTCGAAATCGAAGACCTGATTTCCGACACCTGCCGGGTGCAAGGTCAGGTGCTGGAACGCACCCTGCACTTCCCGGACCCCGGCATCGACGACCTGCGCGACGACCTGCTGTGGTTTCCCGAGCATCCCCGTTTGCTGCACGCCACCCTCACCCTGAAGGCCGGTGGGCAGACCGACCGGGTGACCTCCTACACCGCCATGCGGCAATTTGGAGCTCGGGGACGCCGATTCATGCTCAACGGCAGACCGTATCCCTTGCGTCTGGTGCTCGATCAGGGGATCTGGACGGAAGGGGGACTCACGGCCACAAGTGCCGAACTGAAAGAGGATGTGGAACTGACCCGCAAACTCGGGTTCAATGGGGTGCGCAAACACCAGAAAATCGAAAGCCCGGAATTCCTGCGCTGGTGCGATGAAATCGGGCTGCTGGTGTGGGAGGAGTTGCCCAGCCATTACGCCTTCGGGGAAAAAGCGGTTCACAAGGCTCTGCAGACGTGGCATGAAGTGATCCATCGGGACGTATCCCATCCGTGCATTGTGGTGTGGGTGCCGTTCAATGAATCGTGGGGCCTGCCCGAGCTTGCAGAGAACCCCGCCACCCGCCATTACCAGCACACCCTGTACCACCTGACCCACACGCTGGACGGCACCCGTCCGGTCAGTGCCAACGACGGCTGGGAGCAGGTCACCGGAGACCTCTACACCCTCCACGATTACGACCCGAGCCCTGAAAAGCTGTTCGAGCGCTACCACAGCCCCGAATCCATCGAGCAGACCCACTGGCAACTCTGGCCGGGAGGGCGCCAGCAGCGCCTTGAGGGGTTTGAGCCCGGCCAGAAACCGGTGATCCTCAGTGAGTTTGGAGGCATCCTGTGCAGCCCCTCCGAAGGGGGCTGGGGGTACACCTCGGCCAGCACCCCGGAAGATTTTCAAAGCCAGTACCACCTCCTGCTGACCGCATTGCGAAAAACCATCGACCTCAAAGGGTTGCATGGGTTCTGTTACACCCAGCTGACCGACACTTATCAGGAGCAAAACGGCCTCCTCACCATGGACCGAAAACCCAAATTTCCGCTGGAAGCCGCGCACCAGAGCACCCGCGGTGAATTTGATTCCAAGAATCCTCTGGGTTACGCAAGGAGGTGGCTGATGGGTCAGGAGAAGGGCAAAACACAGCAATGA